Within the Candidatus Izemoplasma sp. genome, the region TTTTCGGATTCCATCTACGCGTTTGGTGACCAAAATGAACTCCTGATTCTAACAATTCTTTCATTGTTACAACGCTCATTTTTATTCCTCCTTTTGATTTTGCCTCCACTACCTTCAACGTAACTAGCGACTTTTTCAAGCTCACCACGAGTTACTCCAGTGTGTGTGTATTCATTACGGCTTAATTATTGTATCAAATAACCTCTATTTGTGCAAGTAATTTTGTTTATTTTTCATATATTATATAAAGGATAACTAAAAAGATGGCGTTTTAGCCATCTTTCATATTATTTTACATGTACTGGATAGGGTGAGTTAAATGAGATTCTTAACACTTTAACCAGTGGCTCATACCCCCACAATACAGTTAAAAATCCTGTGGTTGCCATAATTATTTCATAGGGCAGATCAGCGAGTAGATATGGCCAAAATTGATTTATACCTGTTTGCAACATGTGAAATGGAATGAACATCCATCCATAAACAAAGCCAAAAGCAAATGCTAGAATCGCTTTCAAGTATAGATTATCACTATCTTTAAACAATGCATGATAAATATAGGCAATCATTAGCCAGTTTATCATCAATGGCACCATATAGAATAGATTAAATCCTCCCATATATAAACTATCAATGAGAACATACCCAATGATATATATAGTCATTTCTTTGAGCGAGAAAACACTGGCAAACACAAATACTAATAAGACGGTAAATTGAATGTTTGGTAAAAAAACAAGTACTTGTTCCTGCGTAAAGGTAATCGCAATCGCAAATGCTATCATTAACAATTGTCGTGTTTGCATCAGTCATCAGCTCCAATCATAATTTCTTCAAAGGTAATGGTGTCGCCATCTTTTAATGCGATGCCATCGACTCCGACATTACTATATGTGTCATTAATATAGATACCAATATAATGGTTTCGCCAATCTGTGATAACCTCATCAACGCCGAGTACTATCCGACCATTAGCAAAGTGTGTTTCACACCGTGTGGTTGGTTTGTATGATGTATTTGCACAAACAACGGTATAATGTTCTTGCAGCAAACTCACTAGGTCGTCTTCTTCAGTAAATGATAAGGTATCATCAATAACAACCGTATCGTTGCGATCAATGAGCACAAATTGAATCTCACCTAGGTCATCATTTTCTAAACGAGTGAGCATAAATACAGCAATCACTGTCACAATAACAACGGCTATTGATAGTATAACTTTTTTCATACTCACCCTCCTAATTTATTCTGCATCAAATGGATGAACCGCAGTTCCTTCATTTGATATTTTTTGGTACATAACAAGCGCTAAGAAAGCTTGTGGTGTACTAAATAATAAATCTTCATTAGTATCGTCTGTTAATACCCAATCAAAACTTCCTGTGTCAGTTTGAAATAATAATAAGGCATCAATCAAGGTATTATCATTTGTCGTATATTCTGCGCTTCTTGGGTTAACTCCATTAGCCATCATACCCATAAGCACTTGAGAAATACTTGCAGCATTTAGGGTGGATCCCCATCCCATATCACGCGTCATGATACCACCATTATCCAGTTGATCTGTTTTAACCCAATTTAGATAATCATTAATTAATGTATCAACACCTGTTTCATCTGTATATTTAGATAATGCCATCAAATCGACACCACCTGTGTCTAATCCGGCATCATATGGGGTATTATTGGTAAAATAGCTTAGTGCATTCGACTCAAAGGTTGTAAAATCAACATCTGTATCAACACTATTTAACGCCATTAATGTATATGCGGTCTGTCCATATGGCCCAGTTTGTGCAATATTAGCCAAATCACTAATATAGGTCGTTGCATCGTTGTTCGAAGCATTTAACAGTGCAATGGCTTTAAAATAGTCACTATACGTCTCCAATGTTAAGCCTTCAACATACGTTTCAATGGCTTCATTCGTTGTGTACTCTTCTAGGATACCTAAAAGGTTTAATGCTGAAACAACATGATAATTGTAAGTTGTTTCATTGACATAATCATTGACATGGTTGATTAAGAATAATTGAATAGCGTCATCTACCTGTTGCTCAAAGGCATCCCAATATTCAACAGTAAAGCCAAAAACATCCCCGTTTTCAAAACTAGTTGCTTCAACGCCAGTCATGGACATTTCACCATTTTTATAAAAAGCAATGTAAGCGCCATTAAGTGGTGTTAAATGTTCAAAAGATGTGATCATTTTACCATAGTCAGTATCGTCAGCATCAATCGAAAACTCCGTTTCTAAGAGTTCAAATAAATTTCCCTCGTAATCATCATTGTACCCAACTGATGTACTACGGTAATCACCATAGTAATCTTCATATGTGACTGTAATAATGTTGTCATAAATTTGAGATTGTAACGCGGCAATTTGTGCCTCTAAATTATCAATCTCAGATTCATATTCAGCAATAAGATTATCCTTATCACCTAAGTTGTCCTGTAGTGTTTCTACTTCTTGTTGCAAGGTTTCAATTTCACTTAGTTTTTCATTAAGCTCTGTATTATTACATGCTGTTAATGAAAAAATTAGCATTATCATTAAAACCATAGAGAATAGTTTTTTCATTGTGTCCTCCTTTTTAGTATTTTGTAAAATAAAAAAACCATCCTCCTGGATGATTTACCGTTTTTATAAAATACCTTAAAAACGACATACTCATTACCCAGGAGTATTTGTGTTTCTCAGATCCTAGGTAGGTCTACCGGCTGATGTTCATCCTACTATGCGTCCTTCCCGCTAAAAAGCAGTGGACAAGCGCATTTCGTCCGAATCACGGTTGCTGGGACAGCTTGAGATTTTCACTCAATTCCCTGTTATGTCTTGTTAAAAGACACCTAACATCTAGTTTTATTGTATGATATGAATACGGTCATGTCAATGAAAGTTTATGAAAGTTTTTCTTGATTATAAATACGTTACTATTTTAAATTAAACGTTATTTACCTGTACTGCCAAACCCGCCATTGCGCGACGTTTTTACTGGTGGTTCATCTGGACTAATCAAGTATTTTTGAAATATCCCTTGCGCGACGCGTTCCCCTTTTTTAATGGTGACTGGTGTCTTACCAAAATTATATAAAGATACAAAAATAGCGCCATCATTGTCTGGATTAGAATAGTAATCCTTATCAATAATGCCAACGTTATTAGGGATAGTTAAACGGTATCGTTTTGGTAAACTACTACGGGGATATAACTTTAAAACTTCATCATCTTTCATATAAGCTTTGATGCCTGTCACCCCTAAGGCGATCTTTCCTGGGGGTATCGTTAGGTCTTCAATAAGCGCAATGTCATAGCCTGCGCTGTGCATAGTTGAGCGTTTAGGAAGCGGAAACGCTAAGTGATTATATTGTTTGGCTTTTTCAAAACCTCTCATGCCATCATCTCCTTAAGTAATTCTAGTATGTATATTTCACGTTCTGTCCATAAATGGTGTGTATCTTTTGCCATTACTTTCTTATTAGCAGCTAATGCATCATCAATACTAACCCACATTGGTTCAAAACGTAAATTTTGTTCATATAAATTAAGATTTTGTTTAAGTATCTCGTCAGTTACTTCGCAAAAATAGTAATAGCTCCGTAAGTAAAAATATTTTCGATCATCATAAATATCATTATAGAGTTGATCAGTATACCCAAGTGATTCATTGACACTATTGACTTTTCGACCAACTTCTTCTAAGACTTCCCGACGTAACGCTTCTTCACGGATTTCATCTTGTTCAATACCCCCGCCAGGAAATTTGTATTCGTTGGTAGACCGTGCATGAACCATTAATAATTGCCCATGTTTAAAAATAATTGCCCGTACACTATTTCTGTATACAATTGGCAAGTATCCCTGTTTACGGTCTCGGCGATCGAAAATATGAAGTAACTTCATCGTTTTAACACCATCACTTTCGTTGGACATGTATCAAATCCATGCCGTTCGATATATGTTTTAATTGATTCTGCTTCTTTAATCAAAGCATCCGTCTCTTCAGTCTCATGAGGTATTTTTTGTAGTAACCGATCAATTGTTTTTAGTAACCATCCTATCTCTTCATCTGAATTTGATTTCTTCCTGCTATAGCGTAAAATCCAATCATCTACTAAAGTAAACTTAGGATAGGATAACACCATGTCTTTAATTTCTTTTCGTGTATAAGTCTCTTCATGGATAATGTGACATAATCGATCTATTTTTGCTGCAAAATGGTGTAACTGTTTATGACTCTTTTGTGCATCAGTTAATCGGTCACTAACCATTTCAGCTACAATAAAATACCCTCTTGGATTTAGTACGGTATGTACCTGATTAAAGATTTTATAGATATCACTCACATGATGTAAGGAATTACTAAAACACACAATATCAAATGTATTAGGCGAAAATTCTAAGTGATCTCCATGCATTTGCTTAAAGTGAATACGGTTATCATCGAAATTTTGTCTTGCCATATCAATAGCGCTTTTTTCTTTATCAATACCAATAATCTCAGTATAATCATCAGTTAATGTGGTCAATAGTGTGATAAAGTTTCCAGCACCTGTTGCAATATCAAGAATCTTAGGTTGATCAATCTTGGCTATATAAGACGATAGTTTTTTCATCATACCACCTACTTTGAATAATTTATTATAACATATCAAAAATATTCATGAAAGGGCTTTTGCTTTTTCCAAAGAAAAACAGGTATTAAATCAATACCTGTTCGTTTTTCATTGTTCAATCGCAAATTTTAATATTGCTTTTACTGCAACTTTACCATTTACACGTGCAACAGCCTCTCCCACGCCTATTGGTCCTTTTTGTTTAAGAATGTCAACACTAAGTTCTAATTGATCACCAGGAATAACTTTATGCTTAAACTTACATTTATCAATCCCCGCAAAATAGGCTATTTTGCCTTTATTTTCCTCTAAAGATAAAATAGCCACAGCGCCTGTTTGAGCCAACGCTTCAACCATTAAAACGCCGGGCATTACATGTTCCTTTGGAAAATGTCCCATGAACTGCATTTCATTTGCTGTAACATTTTTAATGGCCTTTGCTGATTTGCCCGGTTCTAGTTCTATGACTTGGTCTATCATCAAAAATGGATAGCGGTGAGGAATTATATCTTGTATTTGATTACTGTTTAATAGCATCTAATCATTCCTTTATTTTTTTAACTAAGATTGTCGCGTTATGTCCCCCAAATCCAAGACTATTGGATATCGCAACATGTACTGGTTTTTTGACAGCTTTACCTAAAGTATACTCTAAATCACATTCTTCGTCTAGTTCCTTGGTATTAATTGTTGGTAAGATAATGTCTTCTTGAGTAGATAGCACAGAGAAAATTGCTTCAATAGCTCCACTTGCGCCAAGAAGATGTCCTGTCATACTCTTAGTTGATGACACATGTAATTGATAACTGTGATTCTTAAACACAGATTTGATCGCTTTTGTTTCAGTACTATCGTTTAATGGAGTTGATGTTCCGTGTGCATTAATGTAATCTACATCTTCAGGTGTTAATCTCGCATCCTTTATCGCCATTGCCATACAGTCTGCAGCACCTTCTCCGTCGGGACTAGGTGATGTAATATGATGGGCATCACAGGTTGCACCGTAACCTGATATTTCAGCGTAAACCTTAGCCCCTCTGGCTTTTGCGTGTTCATAACTTTCAAGAACTAATGTACCCGCACCTTCACCCATAACAAACCCACTTCTGTTCTTATCAAATGGGATAGATGCATTCTGTGGATCATTGCTTTTGTTTAAAGCTTTCATAACATTAAAACCACCAATACCTAGTGGAATTAAGGACCCTTCACTACCCCCTGTTACAGCAACATCTAAATAGCCATCGCGAATTGCGCGGAATGCTTCTCCAATACTATTTGTTGCGCTTGCACAAGCTGTGACACTCGATGTCGCAATACCTTTTAAGCCATACTTAATAGCAATGTTCCCAGCGGCAATATTGATGATTGCAGACGGAATAAAGAATGGGCTGATACGATTAAATCCCTTCTTTTTTGCACGATCTTCTTGATCTGCAATGGTTTCAAGACCACCGATACCACTACCATAATATACCCCAATACGTTTGACATCCTCATTCTCTAAATCTAAATTGGCATCTGCCATTGCTTCATCGGTTGCGACCATAGCGTATTGAACAAATCTATCCATCCGCTTCAATTCTTTTTTTCCGAAATAGGCTTCAAAGTCAAAGTCTTTAATTTCTCCACCAATCTTAACGTCATTTTGGGAGACATCAATCCCCTTAAGAAAGTCAATGCCATTGGTTCCTCTTTTAGCATTTTCCCACATCGTTTTTACTGAGTTACCTATTGGCGAGAGTGCGCCTAACCCTGTCACAACAACTCGTCGTTTCATTGTTACATTCCTCCTTGCTTCTGTAGTTCTAACTTACAGCCACTAATGAGTGACTGTACAACCTCTTCAACTGTTTCTATTTTATCGATTAAATAGGCTTTTGCACCTGTAAATAATAATCCATCTGTATCTCCATCAGCTGACTTACCGAGTTGTTCGGTTATACAAAATGGGATATCTTTTTTAGCACACGATTTTAAACAATCTACACAGTAAGATACTCTCATATTTTGCCGTTTTAAAAAATTTGTTAAGTGATTTTTTATTGCTCTTCCTGGTAGACCTGCTGGACTATCTACACGGACAATATCATCTTCTTTAGCATTAACAATTTCTGTTTTATAGGCATGATTCACATCACATTCTTCAGTAGCAATAAATCGGGTAGCTACTTGTACACCATCAGATCCTGATGATAAAGCTTTTGCCATATCGATACCATCATGAATACCACCTGCTGCAATGACTGGAATGGTTACATCATACTTCTGTTCAAACTGTGTTACAACCTCTTTTGTCTCTTTAACAATGGTATGTAATGATGGCACTTTACCGGCATCAAAATCAGCCTTTGAGAATCCTAAATGTCCACCTGCTAATGGTCCTTCACAGACAATAAATGCAGGCATAAACTGATAATTGCGGTCCCATTTTTTTAACATGATTTTAGCGGCTCGAGCTGATGAAATGATAAATGCACCCTTGACTTTAGAGTTCTTAATGTATTCTGGTAAATCTGTTGGTAGTCCTGCACCACTGATAATAAAGTCAATATCTTGTGTACTTAAAAATTTACAGTATGCATCATAATGATTTATTGCATGCATTACGTTAACGCCAAGAATCCCATCTGGATTGGTTGCTCTAATAGCATCAATTTCTTCTTTTAAAGCCTCTTTATTGATTTGTAATGGGTTATCCTTAAACCCTTTTTTTAGCTGGCCAATTTGCGCTGAGCTAATGGTCGCAATAATACCACTATCCATACAAGCTCGAGCAAGTTTTTTTAAACTTATACGAATCCCCATACCCCCTTGAATGATAGGGTATTTTACAGTCTTATTATTAATCGTCAAACTTGGAAGTTTCATTAAATCATGCCACCATTAACACTGAGCACTTGGCCTGTAATATAGCAGGCTTCTTCACTTGCTAAGAAGCTGACAGCATTGGCGACATCAACTGGTTTACCGAATTGTTGTAAAGGTATTTGTTTCATATAATTATCCCTAACATCTTTACTTAATTCATCTGTCATTTTTGTTTCAATGAATCCAGGGGCAACAGCATTTACCCGTACCCCTCTGATTCCTAACTCTTTGCTTAATGACTTTGTCAATCCAATTAGACCTGCTTTAGATGCAACATAGTTGCTTTGACCAGCGTTACCGATAATCCCCACAACACTTGAAATATTAACAATATTCCCACTGCGTTGTTTCATCATCACACGAGCTGCACTTTTGGCCATATTCCAAGCGCCTTTCAAGTTAACATTAATAACCTGATCAAACTCTTCTTCTTGCATTCTAATAATAAGATTATCCCGTGTAATACCACTATTATTAACGAGTACATCTAATTGACCATATGTCTTTTTAACGGTTGTGACCATCGCTTTACATGATTCTAAATCTGTCACATCAGCATGATAAATCATACCATCACCACCGAGCGTTCGGATCTCATCAAGAACATCTTTAGCCGCACCTTCATTCACTATATAATTAACAACAACAGTAGCTCCTTGTTGTCCAAATAAAAGTGCTATCTCTTTACCAATCCCTGAATTTGCCCCAGTGATTAATACAACTTTTTCCTTAAATTTCATTTTCTAACGCCTCCAATACGTCATGTAGTGATGTCTCATCATACACCGCATAAGTAGTTAATTTACGGTTAATACGTTTTACCATATTACAAAGTACACGTTTTGGTCCAATCTCAATTAAGACATCAAGATTGTCATTTTTTTCAACTATTTGATAAAATTTTACTGGTGATGTCATTTGTCGAATCATGTTATCTTTAATATTACCTTCAAATAAATCACCTGTTACATTCACATAAAGTGATTTTGTTGGTTCTTTGAGTGTTAGTTGATTTAGATATTCTGTTAGTTCTTCAGCTGCATCTTTCATTAAAAAT harbors:
- a CDS encoding nitronate monooxygenase family protein yields the protein MKLPSLTINNKTVKYPIIQGGMGIRISLKKLARACMDSGIIATISSAQIGQLKKGFKDNPLQINKEALKEEIDAIRATNPDGILGVNVMHAINHYDAYCKFLSTQDIDFIISGAGLPTDLPEYIKNSKVKGAFIISSARAAKIMLKKWDRNYQFMPAFIVCEGPLAGGHLGFSKADFDAGKVPSLHTIVKETKEVVTQFEQKYDVTIPVIAAGGIHDGIDMAKALSSGSDGVQVATRFIATEECDVNHAYKTEIVNAKEDDIVRVDSPAGLPGRAIKNHLTNFLKRQNMRVSYCVDCLKSCAKKDIPFCITEQLGKSADGDTDGLLFTGAKAYLIDKIETVEEVVQSLISGCKLELQKQGGM
- the fabZ gene encoding 3-hydroxyacyl-ACP dehydratase FabZ — its product is MLLNSNQIQDIIPHRYPFLMIDQVIELEPGKSAKAIKNVTANEMQFMGHFPKEHVMPGVLMVEALAQTGAVAILSLEENKGKIAYFAGIDKCKFKHKVIPGDQLELSVDILKQKGPIGVGEAVARVNGKVAVKAILKFAIEQ
- a CDS encoding NUDIX domain-containing protein; its protein translation is MKLLHIFDRRDRKQGYLPIVYRNSVRAIIFKHGQLLMVHARSTNEYKFPGGGIEQDEIREEALRREVLEEVGRKVNSVNESLGYTDQLYNDIYDDRKYFYLRSYYYFCEVTDEILKQNLNLYEQNLRFEPMWVSIDDALAANKKVMAKDTHHLWTEREIYILELLKEMMA
- a CDS encoding class I SAM-dependent methyltransferase — encoded protein: MKKLSSYIAKIDQPKILDIATGAGNFITLLTTLTDDYTEIIGIDKEKSAIDMARQNFDDNRIHFKQMHGDHLEFSPNTFDIVCFSNSLHHVSDIYKIFNQVHTVLNPRGYFIVAEMVSDRLTDAQKSHKQLHHFAAKIDRLCHIIHEETYTRKEIKDMVLSYPKFTLVDDWILRYSRKKSNSDEEIGWLLKTIDRLLQKIPHETEETDALIKEAESIKTYIERHGFDTCPTKVMVLKR
- the dut gene encoding dUTP diphosphatase, encoding MRGFEKAKQYNHLAFPLPKRSTMHSAGYDIALIEDLTIPPGKIALGVTGIKAYMKDDEVLKLYPRSSLPKRYRLTIPNNVGIIDKDYYSNPDNDGAIFVSLYNFGKTPVTIKKGERVAQGIFQKYLISPDEPPVKTSRNGGFGSTGK
- the fabF gene encoding beta-ketoacyl-ACP synthase II, translating into MKRRVVVTGLGALSPIGNSVKTMWENAKRGTNGIDFLKGIDVSQNDVKIGGEIKDFDFEAYFGKKELKRMDRFVQYAMVATDEAMADANLDLENEDVKRIGVYYGSGIGGLETIADQEDRAKKKGFNRISPFFIPSAIINIAAGNIAIKYGLKGIATSSVTACASATNSIGEAFRAIRDGYLDVAVTGGSEGSLIPLGIGGFNVMKALNKSNDPQNASIPFDKNRSGFVMGEGAGTLVLESYEHAKARGAKVYAEISGYGATCDAHHITSPSPDGEGAADCMAMAIKDARLTPEDVDYINAHGTSTPLNDSTETKAIKSVFKNHSYQLHVSSTKSMTGHLLGASGAIEAIFSVLSTQEDIILPTINTKELDEECDLEYTLGKAVKKPVHVAISNSLGFGGHNATILVKKIKE
- the fabG gene encoding 3-oxoacyl-[acyl-carrier-protein] reductase, with translation MKFKEKVVLITGANSGIGKEIALLFGQQGATVVVNYIVNEGAAKDVLDEIRTLGGDGMIYHADVTDLESCKAMVTTVKKTYGQLDVLVNNSGITRDNLIIRMQEEEFDQVINVNLKGAWNMAKSAARVMMKQRSGNIVNISSVVGIIGNAGQSNYVASKAGLIGLTKSLSKELGIRGVRVNAVAPGFIETKMTDELSKDVRDNYMKQIPLQQFGKPVDVANAVSFLASEEACYITGQVLSVNGGMI